One Pecten maximus chromosome 16, xPecMax1.1, whole genome shotgun sequence DNA window includes the following coding sequences:
- the LOC117314662 gene encoding 5-hydroxytryptamine receptor 1A-alpha-like codes for MNNYFYILFVEMGDDQPPANITDYTIKSIEEHGDYPAILVVMCMLSLFSVAGTVGNAFVIYVFSKQRDKSTSTMFIITLAATDFFTCLCIVPHTIVWEYMSKRMQYDAICKIYHFLITSNVPFSFFIMVAIAFDRYFKICRPWTHAMDPPIAKRVIVGLLIFAMSLGIIPFFSYGIYEPRVSVNATTDKLDGYSVVSSDASLTTTPLINYSSYEAQKPKSSNNKDEYPPAYYYGMCVVSERYISTEVRMFYQKIYASLFLIAFILVAILYGLILRSLITRRAKKLQNSLSNGNSSKLPVNQTSTASQTCISSSRFVTNEENKTMDDTSESLMPQKKPLQSSRDREREKIKNVREKQRIANIKTAGILFIVTAVFIAAFLPAWLMAIRMIPAYMILFYMYFSYNVANPIIYAFFNRAFRVEMKNVIHCKKSSSF; via the coding sequence atgaataattatttttatattttatttgtagaGATGGGTGACGATCAGCCGCCTGCGAATATCACAGACTATACTATCAAATCTATAGAAGAACATGGCGACTACCCTGCCATATTGGTTGTTATGTGTATGCTGAGCCTATTCAGCGTGGCCGGAACTGTTGGAAACGCCTTCGTGATATATGTATTCTCGAAACAGCGTGACAAGTCAACGTCCACCATGTTCATCATCACTCTAGCAGCTACGGATTTCTTCACGTGCCTATGTATCGTCCCTCATACGATTGTATGGGAATACATGAGCAAGCGAATGCAGTATGACgccatatgtaaaatatatcactTTCTCATCACATCTAATGTTCCTTTTTCCTTCTTCATCATGGTAGCCATTGCCTTTGACAGGTATTTTAAGATTTGTCGACCCTGGACCCATGCCATGGATCCTCCAATAGCCAAACGTGTAATAGTGGGTCTGTTAATCTTCGCAATGTCCCTAGGTATCATACCATTCTTTTCCTATGGAATATATGAACCTCGTGTTTCTGTCAATGCGACAACAGACAAACTTGATGGATATTCTGTGGTTAGTAGCGATGCTTCACTTACTACAACACCTTTAATCAATTACTCGTCCTACGAGGCACAAAAACCAAAATCGTCTAACAACAAGGACGAATACCCACCCGCGTACTATTATGGGATGTGTGTAGTTTCAGAACGATATATCAGCACGGAGGTTAGAATGTTTTATCAGAAGATCTACGCCTCGTTGTTTTTAATCGCCTTTATACTGGTCGCAATTCTCTATGGACTCATTTTGAGATCTTTGATAACACGACGAGCTAAGAAACTACAAAATTCATTGTCAAATGGCAACAGTTCTAAATTGCCAGTCAACCAAACATCGACGGCTAGTCAGACGTGTATCAGCAGCTCCCGTTTTGTAACAAACGAGGAAAACAAGACGATGGATGATACGTCAGAATCTCTCATGCCTCAGAAAAAGCCCCTCCAGTCCAGCAGGGACAGGGAGAGAGAGAAGATCAAAAATGTAAGGGAGAAACAAAGGATAGCTAACATCAAGACAGCTGGGATTCTCTTCATAGTCACGGCTGTGTTTATTGCGGCGTTCCTGCCTGCCTGGTTGATGGCTATTCGTATGATTCCGGCTtacatgattttgttttatatgtatttcaGCTACAACGTAGCCAACCCAATCATTTATGCTTTTTTCAATCGCGCGTTTAGAGTGGAGATGAAGAATGTTATACACTGTAAAAAGTCTTCGTCTTTTTGA